The following are from one region of the Paenibacillus sp. KS-LC4 genome:
- a CDS encoding MOSC N-terminal beta barrel domain-containing protein: MTKKPAVGQVNTRLGAIKEIHRYPIKSFGGEQLASSKIETYGLYGDRSHAFIDETKEGWDSFITAREIPAMLAYKVQLQDHADFEKGTAAASGFPEVTVTSPDNRELAWNGQLLAEIQTHTRTAISMRRYAPETPDLLGMDASSVLIVTDALLSKLEALWGKPLDARRFRANLIVALAGDAPDEESWIGKRLQLGSAELRVDEFCERCSMIALDPDTQERDMSLLKTVNQELKLHVGLYASVTKAGLVQVGDELFLLSDD; encoded by the coding sequence TTGACAAAGAAACCGGCAGTCGGACAAGTGAACACACGCTTAGGCGCGATTAAGGAAATCCACCGCTACCCGATAAAATCTTTTGGAGGCGAGCAGCTGGCTTCCAGCAAAATAGAGACTTATGGACTTTACGGAGACCGCAGCCACGCGTTTATTGATGAAACGAAGGAGGGCTGGGACAGCTTCATTACGGCACGGGAAATTCCGGCGATGCTGGCCTATAAGGTGCAGCTTCAGGACCATGCTGATTTTGAAAAGGGTACGGCGGCGGCTTCCGGTTTTCCCGAAGTGACGGTCACGTCGCCTGACAATCGCGAGCTCGCGTGGAATGGGCAGCTGCTCGCCGAAATACAGACACACACCCGCACGGCTATCTCCATGCGGCGTTATGCGCCGGAAACGCCGGATTTACTCGGCATGGATGCCAGCAGCGTGCTCATTGTGACAGATGCGCTGCTGAGCAAGCTTGAGGCGCTGTGGGGCAAGCCGCTCGATGCGCGGCGGTTCAGGGCGAACCTGATTGTGGCGCTTGCGGGCGATGCACCGGATGAAGAGAGCTGGATCGGCAAGCGGCTCCAGCTTGGAAGCGCTGAGCTGCGAGTAGATGAGTTTTGTGAGCGCTGCTCCATGATTGCGCTGGACCCCGACACGCAGGAGCGGGATATGTCGCTGCTCAAAACAGTAAATCAGGAGCTTAAGCTGCATGTCGGCTTGTATGCCTCAGTAACGAAGGCGGGGCTTGTCCAAGTAGGCGACGAGCTGTTTCTGCTGTCTGACGATTGA